The following coding sequences lie in one Alicyclobacillus curvatus genomic window:
- a CDS encoding Nif3-like dinuclear metal center hexameric protein produces the protein MAEIQNVIQALLQSVEPLKDTVDTVKSGEIGREVTGIAVTFMATYEVIERAAKAGANLIITHEPTFFNHLDETDWLELDEVYQAKRRLIEDTGVTIFRFHDYCHRHVPDFILAGLLKALGWEKYANKTQPTAPLLVNIPTASLSEVVNHVKQSLGIPFVRVVGNDSLLCSKVGLFSGYGGVGRRTIPFAGQENLDLIIAGEGPEWETPEYVRDAVQAGFRKAFILLGHQKSEEAGMEYVADYLKPLFPDVPVMFFGTEPALRAM, from the coding sequence ATGGCAGAGATCCAGAACGTAATCCAAGCGTTGCTGCAATCTGTAGAACCGCTCAAGGACACAGTTGACACGGTAAAGAGTGGCGAGATTGGGAGGGAGGTCACGGGTATTGCAGTCACATTCATGGCTACATATGAAGTCATTGAACGAGCTGCCAAGGCCGGGGCAAATCTCATCATTACGCATGAACCTACTTTTTTTAACCATCTTGACGAAACAGATTGGCTTGAGCTGGACGAAGTGTACCAGGCTAAAAGACGGTTGATTGAAGACACTGGCGTAACCATTTTTCGCTTCCATGATTACTGTCACCGTCATGTTCCTGATTTCATTCTGGCAGGGTTATTGAAGGCGCTGGGATGGGAGAAATATGCAAATAAGACACAGCCCACAGCACCATTGTTGGTCAATATTCCGACAGCTAGTCTCAGTGAAGTCGTGAATCACGTTAAGCAATCGCTTGGAATTCCGTTTGTAAGAGTGGTGGGGAACGATTCACTACTCTGTTCGAAAGTGGGCTTGTTCTCCGGATATGGGGGAGTGGGGCGTCGTACCATCCCGTTTGCCGGGCAGGAAAATCTGGATCTAATCATCGCTGGAGAAGGTCCTGAATGGGAGACGCCAGAATATGTACGAGACGCCGTGCAGGCGGGGTTCCGGAAGGCATTTATCTTGCTCGGTCACCAGAAGAGCGAGGAAGCGGGGATGGAATACGTTGCAGATTATTTGAAACCGCTGTTCCCGGATGTTCCG
- a CDS encoding extracellular solute-binding protein → MKFRKVVGTGVSMSLMVVSVVGCGTGASSSNASSANSATPASGSKTINFTLLKHFNSNEASFNQQQVQKFESLNPNVKMQVVTAQTGSVYTKLVTLLSGGQPPNVYYMNGQYFAQLVSEGALSPVDYKALGVSDLKQLQTEYIPGALDAYIYKGQLYGIPGEVSDFQAWVNAGDFKTAGISQLPTTWGQVAQDAAKLTVMKNGQVQQEELALGLNFPGGDWDMLDAIVREFNNGHGLVSSDGTKAYIDAPGTIQAFQMLQDLVYKYHAWYPSLNGSTTASERVLFGENKAAMLLDAGSWYTPVLQQQYPNVYKTATVTPYPTEAGQPSQAEKYGFAYVVPKAAPNQSLDWAYVNMMKQQFAEPTFKMGLYMGLNSLGNTATAKSTEFWQSKWVPSLKTAHYKVSLVNGTQISQILDQAYVQIVTNHANVTSTLQSAQQQIQPLLNK, encoded by the coding sequence ATGAAATTTCGAAAAGTCGTAGGAACGGGTGTGTCAATGTCACTTATGGTGGTGAGCGTGGTTGGCTGTGGAACCGGGGCGTCGAGTTCAAACGCATCTTCAGCAAACTCTGCCACTCCTGCAAGCGGTTCCAAAACGATTAACTTTACGCTCTTGAAACACTTCAACTCTAATGAGGCGTCGTTCAATCAACAACAGGTACAGAAATTTGAGAGCCTCAACCCAAATGTCAAGATGCAAGTTGTAACCGCCCAAACCGGTTCAGTGTACACCAAGCTGGTAACATTGCTGTCTGGAGGACAACCGCCGAACGTATATTACATGAACGGTCAGTACTTTGCTCAGTTGGTGTCAGAGGGTGCGTTGTCCCCCGTGGATTACAAGGCGCTTGGAGTATCGGACTTAAAGCAACTGCAAACGGAGTATATACCGGGTGCGTTGGATGCCTACATCTACAAGGGTCAATTGTACGGAATTCCCGGCGAGGTCAGTGACTTTCAAGCGTGGGTAAACGCCGGAGATTTCAAGACAGCCGGAATTTCTCAGCTCCCAACCACGTGGGGACAAGTCGCTCAAGACGCAGCCAAATTGACTGTGATGAAAAACGGTCAGGTACAACAGGAAGAACTCGCCCTCGGCCTCAACTTTCCAGGTGGAGACTGGGATATGCTTGATGCCATCGTGCGTGAATTTAACAACGGACACGGCTTGGTGAGCTCGGACGGAACCAAAGCTTACATTGACGCACCAGGCACTATCCAGGCTTTTCAAATGCTTCAAGACCTCGTCTATAAGTATCACGCGTGGTACCCGTCTTTAAACGGCTCAACAACGGCCTCAGAACGTGTGCTGTTTGGGGAAAACAAAGCAGCCATGCTACTCGACGCCGGTTCGTGGTACACCCCTGTGTTACAACAGCAGTACCCGAACGTGTACAAAACGGCAACCGTGACCCCTTACCCCACGGAGGCAGGGCAACCGAGCCAAGCTGAAAAGTATGGATTTGCCTATGTTGTCCCGAAAGCGGCGCCGAACCAGTCCTTAGACTGGGCCTACGTCAACATGATGAAACAACAATTTGCAGAACCTACGTTCAAGATGGGGCTGTACATGGGACTCAACTCACTTGGCAACACAGCAACGGCAAAAAGCACAGAATTTTGGCAAAGCAAATGGGTTCCCTCGTTGAAAACAGCTCACTATAAAGTCAGTCTTGTGAATGGCACGCAGATCTCACAGATCTTGGACCAGGCATACGTCCAAATCGTCACAAACCATGCAAACGTGACATCAACCTTACAATCTGCACAGCAGCAAATTCAACCACTGCTAAATAAATAA
- a CDS encoding sugar ABC transporter permease, with translation MNMAIHPNEKVERAYVKARSAHRYLAWTGALFTVPTIIYFSWWIIIPMFYGLGLSFTNDSLLAPPQFIGLQNYLSSFHDPEFVATIVRTVVYVIEVTIPTLALSLALAWLINRVVRARALYLTLFFLPFVIPAVASSVIFELILQPYGIFNQFLHIQVGWLANPRYAMIGLSIVTVWNLVGYYVVIFLAGLQQVPQELLEAARIDGAGSFQSFWHVVMPLMRPTLLFASVTTIANVLTNFTQPYVMTHGGPGNSTTVMPLLIYREAFEYSKAGQASAMAVLLLIASLILTWIQFRLLSDRDK, from the coding sequence ATGAACATGGCAATCCATCCTAATGAAAAGGTAGAACGAGCCTATGTCAAGGCTCGTTCTGCTCATCGATATCTAGCATGGACGGGCGCTTTATTTACGGTACCAACCATCATCTACTTTTCATGGTGGATTATTATCCCGATGTTCTATGGTCTCGGACTCAGCTTCACCAACGACAGTCTCTTAGCGCCGCCACAATTCATAGGATTACAGAACTATCTTTCCTCATTTCACGACCCAGAGTTTGTCGCCACTATAGTTAGAACCGTCGTGTACGTTATTGAAGTGACCATTCCTACGTTGGCTCTGTCCCTGGCTCTCGCATGGCTGATAAACAGGGTAGTTCGAGCACGGGCCCTGTATCTTACATTGTTCTTTTTGCCCTTTGTCATACCAGCTGTTGCGAGTTCGGTCATCTTTGAACTCATACTCCAACCGTATGGCATATTCAATCAATTTCTTCACATTCAAGTCGGTTGGCTTGCCAATCCCCGATACGCCATGATTGGTTTGAGCATCGTAACAGTGTGGAATTTGGTTGGATATTACGTGGTCATCTTTCTTGCCGGCCTTCAACAGGTGCCTCAAGAACTTTTGGAAGCTGCGCGCATTGATGGCGCCGGCAGTTTTCAATCATTCTGGCATGTCGTCATGCCGCTCATGCGCCCGACGCTGCTGTTTGCTTCAGTAACAACCATCGCAAACGTCCTCACCAATTTTACTCAACCGTACGTCATGACACACGGAGGACCGGGAAATTCCACTACCGTTATGCCCCTCCTTATCTATCGGGAAGCCTTTGAGTATTCAAAGGCGGGGCAAGCTTCTGCGATGGCAGTTTTGTTATTAATTGCGAGTTTGATTTTAACGTGGATACAGTTTCGACTTTTGAGTGACCGAGACAAATGA
- a CDS encoding carbohydrate ABC transporter permease, whose translation MNRSGAISAHIVLVLLGLLFVIPLVWGISASLHTNATIFLNPFQWLPHPAHWSNFTKAWSSQSFGRYMWNSFFIAFAITIFCVIFSQMAGYGLSQFKFFGRDVIFGTIVSTLLLPFPAIMVPVFIFTKDMGWINTFAGVIVPGIITAHAVFFMRQYLSGLPSELLWSARIDGASEWTVYWRIVVPLTGPVVAAVGVLTFVASWNNLLWPLIVIQSKGHYTIPLGLSNFNDTYFTNYVAMMAMSMVAVIPVIILFLFVRRWLINSLMVSGGGIKG comes from the coding sequence GTGAATCGCAGCGGAGCAATATCGGCACACATCGTGCTTGTTTTACTTGGACTCTTGTTTGTAATACCCCTTGTTTGGGGCATCAGCGCATCACTGCATACAAACGCAACCATTTTTTTAAACCCGTTTCAGTGGTTGCCTCACCCCGCTCACTGGTCGAACTTTACCAAAGCGTGGTCTTCACAATCTTTCGGCCGGTACATGTGGAACAGTTTCTTTATTGCATTCGCCATCACAATCTTCTGTGTCATTTTCAGTCAAATGGCAGGGTATGGATTGTCCCAATTTAAGTTTTTCGGACGAGACGTGATTTTCGGAACGATTGTCAGCACCTTGCTCTTACCCTTTCCCGCAATCATGGTTCCCGTGTTTATCTTTACAAAAGACATGGGCTGGATCAATACGTTTGCTGGTGTGATTGTTCCAGGGATCATAACAGCCCATGCGGTGTTCTTCATGCGCCAATATCTCTCTGGACTTCCATCTGAGTTGTTGTGGAGTGCGCGGATTGACGGTGCCAGTGAATGGACCGTCTATTGGCGCATTGTCGTACCCTTAACCGGCCCTGTCGTCGCAGCGGTTGGCGTTCTCACGTTTGTTGCCAGTTGGAATAACCTGCTCTGGCCACTGATTGTGATTCAAAGCAAAGGCCACTACACCATTCCTCTCGGGCTGTCCAACTTTAACGACACGTACTTCACCAACTACGTTGCAATGATGGCAATGTCGATGGTTGCTGTGATACCAGTCATCATCCTGTTCTTGTTCGTACGACGTTGGCTTATCAACAGCCTGATGGTCAGCGGTGGCGGAATCAAAGGGTAA
- a CDS encoding multidrug efflux MFS transporter codes for METWKRNLIVCWFGSFATTAGMNLVIPFLPLFIKELGVHRTANIEQWAGSAFAATFLLSAIVSPIWGRVADRRGRKLMLLRASLGMAIVMTLIGFVHNVYELVLLRFLMGAVSGYIAAAIALVATQTPETHSGWALGTLSTGAVGGTLLGPLIGGWLVGEIGLRHVFFATGSFLLLSFGVTWLFVQEEFVNKNEHRSSMRQVFRSIGQPGVVVSLFLTTFMFQFANMSIEPIVTVYVRQLSHSSNHVALISGAVFSASGLASIIAAPQLGRLSDKFNARHVLFVCLVASGLLFIPQGFVSSPWQLMGLRFLTGLFIAGMLPSINYLIKTSVPNSVAGRIFGYNQSAQYLGNIAGAMVGGQLAAFAGFRAVFFSTSGLLLLNGFWLLLGSSGTTLARSQNL; via the coding sequence ATGGAGACATGGAAACGTAACCTGATTGTCTGCTGGTTTGGGTCGTTTGCAACCACTGCCGGCATGAACCTTGTCATTCCATTCCTGCCGCTGTTCATAAAAGAGTTAGGGGTGCACAGAACAGCCAACATCGAACAGTGGGCTGGTTCGGCATTTGCTGCTACCTTCCTACTTTCAGCCATCGTCTCCCCCATATGGGGGCGCGTCGCAGATCGACGAGGACGAAAACTCATGCTCCTTCGAGCAAGTCTAGGAATGGCAATCGTCATGACTCTCATCGGGTTTGTTCACAACGTGTACGAACTTGTGTTGTTGAGATTTCTCATGGGGGCGGTCTCTGGATACATCGCTGCCGCAATTGCTCTCGTTGCCACACAAACCCCGGAGACTCACTCTGGCTGGGCTCTAGGAACTCTATCGACCGGGGCAGTAGGTGGTACGCTGCTAGGACCGCTCATCGGTGGATGGCTGGTCGGTGAAATTGGATTGCGTCACGTGTTTTTTGCCACCGGATCATTCCTGTTATTGTCATTCGGCGTTACATGGCTCTTTGTGCAAGAAGAATTTGTCAACAAGAATGAGCATCGTTCGTCGATGAGACAGGTTTTCCGAAGTATCGGTCAACCAGGGGTCGTTGTTTCGCTCTTTCTGACAACCTTTATGTTCCAGTTTGCCAATATGTCCATCGAGCCCATCGTGACTGTCTATGTGAGACAGCTTTCGCACAGCAGCAATCATGTAGCTTTGATATCGGGAGCAGTGTTTTCAGCTTCCGGGCTCGCAAGTATCATCGCTGCACCGCAATTAGGGCGTCTGTCTGACAAATTTAACGCACGGCATGTTCTTTTTGTCTGCCTGGTGGCAAGTGGATTGTTGTTTATTCCTCAAGGATTTGTCAGTTCTCCATGGCAACTCATGGGACTGCGTTTCCTGACAGGTTTATTCATTGCCGGAATGCTTCCCTCCATAAATTACTTAATCAAAACGAGTGTGCCAAACTCCGTCGCGGGCCGTATTTTCGGATACAACCAGTCGGCTCAGTATTTAGGAAACATCGCCGGTGCTATGGTGGGTGGACAGCTAGCAGCGTTCGCAGGATTTCGTGCTGTGTTCTTTTCGACAAGCGGATTACTCCTTCTGAACGGATTTTGGCTGCTCCTCGGCAGCTCCGGGACGACACTAGCGAGATCGCAGAATTTGTGA
- a CDS encoding aldehyde dehydrogenase encodes MELGARLLHAQLYIDDSWTSARDGKTMEVFNPANGRVIGVLDAARANDVDIAVMAAHRAFLHGEWSRASIQHRSKVLNKFADLFEAHLEEFYELETLNNGRPIQETRAQISRLPQFYRYFAALNLTLRSDVIPIEGDYLNYTQRVPLGVCALLTSFNHPLMILSKSLAPALAAGNSVVIKPSEQTPFTTVKLVELLTQSGIPKGIVNLIHGSGLEAGAPLTEHPLVRKVVFTGGTEVGRSIAQAAARHFASTTLELGGKGAVLVFDDMDRDRAINGAAFAAFIASGQTCVCGSRILVQKTMYREFLERFEAKVRAIQYGDPFSPDTQLGPVISERSRQRILGMLQTACNQGARLLTGGSCPTDTSGFYIHPTVLVDVHPNMQIMQDEVFGPVTAVMPFDNEEDALRIANETRFGLAASVWTKDVERAHRVANNLRFGMVWINDHHRLDPASPWGGFKDSGIGRETGLESYLNFTEVRSVTVNTTGKTVDWYDHSTVQRRLN; translated from the coding sequence ATGGAACTCGGCGCACGCCTTCTGCATGCCCAACTGTACATTGATGATTCATGGACCTCAGCTCGAGACGGAAAGACCATGGAAGTTTTTAATCCAGCCAATGGACGTGTCATCGGTGTCCTGGACGCAGCTCGCGCAAATGACGTCGACATTGCAGTGATGGCAGCTCACAGGGCTTTTCTTCATGGTGAGTGGAGTCGTGCGTCGATTCAACATCGTTCGAAGGTCTTGAACAAATTCGCCGATCTCTTTGAGGCACATCTTGAAGAATTTTATGAACTTGAAACTCTGAACAACGGGCGGCCGATTCAGGAGACAAGGGCACAGATTAGCAGGCTCCCTCAGTTTTATCGATACTTCGCCGCTCTGAACTTAACATTAAGAAGTGACGTAATTCCCATTGAAGGAGACTACTTAAACTACACTCAGCGAGTTCCGTTAGGTGTGTGTGCACTCCTTACTTCCTTTAACCATCCCCTGATGATCCTTTCAAAGAGCCTGGCACCTGCTCTTGCCGCCGGAAACAGCGTCGTGATTAAGCCATCGGAACAAACGCCATTCACGACGGTCAAACTTGTAGAGCTACTCACTCAGTCAGGAATTCCGAAGGGAATCGTCAATCTGATTCATGGGTCTGGCCTAGAAGCAGGTGCTCCGCTTACGGAACATCCACTGGTAAGAAAAGTCGTGTTTACCGGCGGAACTGAGGTCGGTCGTTCAATTGCTCAGGCTGCCGCCCGACACTTTGCGTCGACCACCTTAGAGTTAGGTGGGAAGGGTGCAGTCCTCGTCTTTGATGACATGGATCGTGATCGTGCGATAAACGGAGCGGCCTTCGCAGCCTTTATTGCCTCGGGGCAGACTTGCGTCTGCGGGTCTAGAATTCTCGTTCAGAAAACCATGTACCGCGAATTCTTAGAGCGGTTCGAGGCCAAGGTCAGAGCAATTCAATATGGCGATCCGTTCTCACCGGACACGCAACTCGGACCCGTTATATCAGAGCGTTCCCGGCAAAGGATTCTCGGCATGCTTCAGACTGCGTGCAACCAGGGAGCGAGGCTGCTGACTGGTGGCTCCTGTCCGACAGATACAAGCGGTTTCTACATCCACCCGACAGTTCTCGTTGACGTGCATCCGAATATGCAAATCATGCAAGATGAGGTCTTCGGACCCGTAACAGCTGTCATGCCATTCGACAACGAAGAAGATGCCCTTCGGATAGCCAACGAAACCAGATTTGGGCTCGCCGCCTCGGTATGGACGAAGGACGTCGAACGTGCACATCGGGTAGCTAACAACCTTCGCTTTGGAATGGTGTGGATCAATGATCATCACCGGTTAGACCCAGCTTCTCCGTGGGGTGGATTTAAGGATAGTGGCATTGGCCGTGAAACCGGCTTAGAATCCTACCTCAATTTCACTGAGGTCCGCAGCGTAACAGTCAACACGACAGGCAAAACGGTGGATTGGTACGACCATAGTACAGTCCAAAGGCGGCTCAATTAA
- a CDS encoding enoyl-CoA hydratase/isomerase family protein: MNKEVLISRDGSILEFVLNNTDAGNTITTSMFDTMLETMNMQFQKPSARLLRIRANGTVFCLGRERSAKGLMETHVEAERLVTFKRLLRKLPLITIAEVHGDAAGFGLGLAILCDYAIVSNSASLYFPEMRFGLPPSAIMAYLAEYIPPRLAFHLVLTGDTIPPETAEQIGLISACVPPDQVHQRAEEISEKVLQLDEQAVRDCKSFFLQSLHNNFEQNARLAVETLTLDSLRLQRTI; this comes from the coding sequence ATGAACAAAGAAGTTTTGATCTCTCGAGACGGTTCGATTTTGGAGTTTGTTCTCAACAACACCGATGCAGGCAATACCATCACGACATCCATGTTCGACACCATGCTTGAGACGATGAACATGCAGTTTCAAAAGCCAAGTGCGCGGTTACTTAGAATCAGAGCAAACGGAACGGTCTTTTGTCTTGGCCGTGAGCGATCTGCGAAGGGACTTATGGAGACACATGTTGAAGCAGAACGACTTGTGACTTTCAAACGCCTTCTTCGAAAGCTTCCCTTAATAACGATTGCAGAGGTGCATGGCGACGCTGCAGGTTTTGGGCTTGGCCTCGCAATATTATGTGACTATGCCATAGTGTCCAATAGCGCGTCCTTGTATTTTCCTGAGATGAGATTTGGACTTCCACCGTCAGCCATCATGGCATACCTTGCCGAGTATATTCCGCCTCGCCTCGCATTCCATCTGGTCCTCACCGGAGACACCATCCCCCCGGAAACAGCCGAGCAGATTGGATTGATCAGCGCATGTGTCCCACCGGATCAAGTTCACCAGCGGGCGGAAGAAATTTCAGAAAAGGTTCTTCAACTTGATGAACAAGCCGTTCGCGACTGTAAGTCCTTTTTTCTACAATCGTTACACAACAACTTTGAGCAAAATGCTCGTCTGGCTGTTGAAACGCTGACTCTAGATAGCTTGAGACTGCAACGGACAATTTGA
- a CDS encoding MurR/RpiR family transcriptional regulator, giving the protein MIDANVKVLEGIQGSFPSFKGASRRIAETFRTQPEHVVRLSITDLAKLAETSEAAVVRFAKRLGFKGFRDLQIQLAFELGNAQDRIEEEIDLQDDLDAVIEKSYHAHVNALTEARDAMDYDKFRKSVELLNRARFVHIFAQGANYSTGCDLSYNLLKLGIANTAHSDTYMQAVAAAVSDRYDVVVGISHTGANRDVIEALSLARQNGAGTIALTTRSHSPITQIAEITLSTPEKEIVFQGEPLTSRLSLMYIVDVLFLGVALVRGRPSVEKLQRVQEALSEKRHPNAR; this is encoded by the coding sequence TTGATAGACGCTAACGTAAAGGTACTCGAGGGAATTCAGGGATCATTCCCTTCTTTTAAGGGAGCATCCCGGCGGATTGCAGAAACGTTCAGGACGCAACCGGAACATGTAGTCCGCCTCAGTATTACAGATCTTGCTAAATTAGCAGAAACGAGCGAGGCCGCCGTCGTGCGCTTTGCTAAGCGCCTTGGATTCAAGGGATTCCGCGATTTGCAAATTCAGCTTGCATTCGAACTCGGCAATGCCCAGGACCGTATAGAAGAAGAAATTGACCTCCAAGATGATTTGGACGCAGTCATCGAAAAATCGTATCACGCCCACGTTAATGCCTTGACCGAAGCCCGAGATGCCATGGACTATGACAAGTTTCGGAAAAGTGTTGAACTTTTAAACCGTGCCAGGTTTGTCCACATTTTCGCACAAGGGGCAAATTACTCTACTGGCTGCGACCTTTCCTATAACTTGCTCAAACTCGGTATTGCGAACACCGCCCACAGTGACACTTACATGCAGGCCGTTGCTGCTGCAGTCTCCGATAGATATGACGTTGTGGTAGGAATCAGCCACACTGGTGCAAACCGCGACGTGATAGAAGCCCTGTCTCTGGCTCGGCAAAACGGAGCCGGTACCATCGCTCTTACGACGCGGTCGCATTCGCCAATCACGCAGATTGCCGAAATCACTTTGTCGACTCCTGAAAAGGAAATTGTGTTTCAAGGAGAGCCTTTAACTTCACGGCTCAGCTTAATGTACATTGTGGATGTACTCTTTCTTGGTGTTGCCTTAGTTCGTGGGCGACCCTCCGTAGAGAAACTACAACGGGTTCAAGAGGCCCTATCGGAGAAACGCCATCCGAATGCAAGGTAG
- a CDS encoding Gfo/Idh/MocA family oxidoreductase gives MKFAIFSFAHMHAYSYADALSALDNAELTVIADSNEERGRTAAERFQAKFYPDYQDALKDGDFDAVIVCSENVYHAEMVIAAADAGKHVLCEKPLATSVDDAKAMLAACDKAGVKLQTAFPIRYSTPVQHVKRQIDSGELGRILALTGSNRGQNPNGWFIDPKLSGGGAVLDHTVHVIDIMRWYTGSEVEEVYAEIDTRFSDIAIDDCGLLTLTFKNGVIASHDPSWSRPKTFPTWGDVTLRVVGTGGVTFVDALAQNYTLYDDAGGRVRRVAWGDNPDFEMVKGFIAAVEENKAPLATGIDGMRAMEVALAAYESARTLRPVSLKA, from the coding sequence ATGAAGTTTGCCATCTTTAGTTTCGCGCACATGCACGCGTACAGTTACGCAGATGCACTCTCTGCGTTGGACAATGCGGAGTTGACTGTTATTGCTGATAGCAATGAAGAGCGCGGCCGCACTGCGGCTGAACGGTTCCAAGCGAAGTTCTACCCAGACTATCAGGATGCGCTAAAGGACGGCGACTTCGATGCTGTCATCGTCTGCAGTGAGAACGTCTACCACGCGGAGATGGTCATTGCCGCGGCCGATGCGGGGAAGCATGTGTTGTGCGAAAAACCGTTGGCCACGTCCGTGGATGACGCCAAGGCGATGCTAGCCGCGTGCGATAAGGCAGGCGTGAAGCTCCAAACTGCATTCCCGATCCGCTACAGCACACCCGTCCAGCATGTGAAAAGGCAAATTGACAGCGGGGAGTTGGGCCGAATCTTGGCTCTAACCGGATCGAACCGGGGACAAAACCCAAACGGATGGTTTATCGACCCGAAGCTGTCCGGCGGCGGAGCGGTCCTTGACCATACAGTCCACGTCATTGACATCATGCGCTGGTACACAGGCAGTGAGGTGGAAGAAGTGTACGCAGAAATAGACACGCGGTTCTCTGACATCGCCATCGACGACTGCGGGTTACTTACGTTGACATTCAAGAATGGCGTCATTGCCAGTCATGACCCCAGTTGGTCACGACCAAAGACGTTTCCGACTTGGGGAGACGTCACATTGCGTGTTGTGGGTACAGGCGGTGTCACGTTCGTGGATGCGCTGGCCCAAAACTACACCCTGTATGATGACGCCGGGGGGAGGGTGCGTCGCGTGGCTTGGGGAGACAATCCAGATTTCGAGATGGTTAAGGGATTCATCGCTGCTGTGGAGGAGAATAAGGCACCCCTTGCAACCGGCATTGACGGAATGCGCGCGATGGAAGTCGCGCTCGCCGCGTATGAATCAGCGCGGACACTGCGCCCGGTATCATTGAAAGCATAG
- a CDS encoding Gfo/Idh/MocA family oxidoreductase, whose product MRVVVIGAGTMGTVHSQAYAEMPGVELAGIVDHRQKVAEMLAQKTGTTAYESLAAFFAEADADVVDVCVPTPFHKDYIAAAAKAGKHVISEKPLDRNLKDAAESIQICNDNGVRLFVGQVVRFFPEYRSIRQQVLQGNVGRVGTVRTYRGGVFPTAWNDWYANGRMSGTLIVDLLIHDIDFLRWCFGDVKRVYAKNLREESNRLEHVYISLRFQSGVIAQLEGTWSMPSGFGTMIEVAGDKGMISHNSTESVPIHTALRQSAAGQATVEVPKSPTVHNPYYIELEHFMDCIRTGKPADVQPEDALAALEISLAALQSAESGEVITFDNHTKGRVQ is encoded by the coding sequence ATGAGAGTTGTCGTAATAGGCGCAGGGACCATGGGGACCGTGCACTCGCAAGCTTACGCTGAAATGCCAGGGGTGGAACTGGCTGGAATCGTAGACCATCGACAGAAGGTTGCAGAAATGTTGGCTCAGAAAACGGGCACTACCGCGTATGAGTCCCTCGCTGCCTTCTTTGCTGAAGCTGATGCCGACGTTGTAGACGTCTGCGTCCCAACCCCTTTTCACAAAGATTACATTGCAGCGGCTGCAAAGGCGGGCAAGCACGTCATCAGTGAAAAGCCTTTGGACAGAAATCTCAAGGACGCTGCAGAGAGTATACAGATATGCAATGACAACGGTGTCCGCCTGTTCGTGGGGCAGGTGGTCCGTTTTTTCCCGGAATACCGAAGTATTCGCCAACAGGTGCTGCAGGGCAACGTCGGCCGCGTCGGAACCGTTCGTACATACCGCGGCGGTGTGTTTCCTACGGCTTGGAATGACTGGTATGCAAATGGACGCATGAGTGGGACCTTGATTGTCGATCTTCTGATTCACGACATTGACTTTTTACGCTGGTGTTTCGGAGACGTAAAGCGCGTTTATGCGAAAAACCTCCGCGAAGAATCGAATCGACTTGAACATGTCTACATCAGCTTGCGCTTTCAAAGCGGCGTCATCGCGCAGCTGGAAGGTACTTGGTCGATGCCTTCCGGGTTCGGCACGATGATTGAGGTAGCTGGCGACAAGGGGATGATTTCGCACAACAGCACTGAGAGCGTGCCCATCCACACGGCGCTGCGCCAGAGTGCAGCAGGACAGGCCACAGTAGAAGTACCGAAGAGTCCCACTGTACACAATCCGTACTACATTGAACTCGAGCATTTCATGGATTGCATTAGGACAGGAAAACCCGCCGACGTTCAGCCGGAAGACGCACTCGCCGCTCTCGAAATCAGCCTGGCTGCGTTGCAGTCCGCAGAGTCCGGTGAAGTCATCACGTTTGACAATCACACGAAGGGGCGTGTCCAATGA